From Deinococcus reticulitermitis, the proteins below share one genomic window:
- a CDS encoding YceI family protein, translating to MLFSHTARLLALNTLTLGALTLGAATAAPTKFEVASASENLNVMTVESETAVENFTGRTNKVRGSLTFDPVARTGSGSVTVDGSSIDTGIAARNGHMNSANWLNFAARPEVKFTATRVTRVSGDNYRVAGNLTLNGMTRPVTADATVRYTPANATTREAGLKGNVLAVSTRFNVKLSDFGVKNGQITAGRVSDQLAITVRFVASDK from the coding sequence ATGCTCTTTTCCCACACTGCCCGCCTGCTCGCCCTGAATACCTTGACCCTGGGCGCCCTGACCCTGGGCGCCGCCACCGCCGCGCCCACCAAATTCGAGGTCGCCAGCGCCTCCGAGAACCTCAACGTGATGACGGTCGAGAGCGAGACCGCCGTCGAGAACTTCACCGGGCGCACCAACAAGGTCCGGGGCAGCCTGACCTTCGACCCCGTTGCCCGCACCGGCAGCGGGTCGGTCACCGTGGACGGCTCCTCCATCGATACCGGCATCGCCGCCCGCAACGGGCACATGAATTCGGCGAACTGGCTCAATTTCGCCGCCCGGCCCGAGGTCAAGTTCACGGCGACCCGCGTCACCCGCGTGAGCGGCGACAATTACCGCGTGGCGGGCAACCTCACCCTGAACGGCATGACCCGCCCCGTCACGGCGGACGCGACCGTGCGTTACACCCCGGCCAACGCGACCACCCGCGAAGCCGGGCTGAAGGGTAACGTTCTGGCGGTGAGTACGCGCTTCAATGTCAAGCTCAGCGACTTTGGCGTGAAGAACGGCCAGATCACGGCGGGCCGCGTGAGCGACCAGCTGGCGATCACCGTGCGCTTCGTCGCCAGCGACAAGTAG
- a CDS encoding helix-turn-helix domain-containing protein — protein sequence MPDAPGPRYVPLKDGARPLVVERFEDWGTVPGQVFAPHRHDFQELLWVHAGRARHIIDGRPAELRPPSVTLIARGQVHAFVDGEGLGMYVVSFSGELLAGLPGAAEGQLLFNYAPGDQTVPVAPDVQAQALTLLELLHAEYERARAGGGDLALARVLVQGLLVLVRRAVRATGVLEREAGAELPRFLTLLERHFTEWHEVGQYAEALNLSPRTLSRLTRSALGKPAKRVIGDRRVLEAQRLLGFTPLSVKEIAARLGYADPFHFSRAFKAVTGLAPQDYRAVGTR from the coding sequence AGACGGGGCGCGGCCCCTGGTCGTCGAGCGGTTTGAAGACTGGGGAACAGTGCCGGGGCAGGTCTTCGCCCCCCACCGCCACGACTTTCAGGAACTGCTGTGGGTCCACGCGGGCCGGGCGCGGCACATCATCGACGGACGCCCCGCCGAGCTGCGGCCCCCCAGCGTCACCCTGATCGCGCGGGGGCAGGTCCACGCCTTCGTGGACGGCGAGGGGCTGGGGATGTACGTGGTGTCGTTCTCGGGAGAGCTGCTCGCGGGGCTGCCCGGCGCGGCGGAGGGACAGCTTCTTTTCAACTACGCCCCCGGTGACCAGACCGTTCCGGTGGCCCCGGACGTGCAGGCGCAGGCGCTGACGCTGCTGGAGCTGCTGCACGCCGAGTACGAGCGGGCGCGGGCGGGCGGGGGTGACCTCGCGCTCGCGCGGGTGCTCGTGCAGGGGCTGCTCGTGCTCGTGCGCCGGGCGGTGCGGGCGACCGGGGTACTGGAGCGCGAGGCGGGCGCCGAGTTGCCGCGCTTCCTGACCCTGCTCGAGCGCCACTTCACCGAGTGGCACGAGGTCGGGCAGTACGCGGAGGCGCTGAACCTCTCGCCCCGCACCCTCTCGCGCCTCACGCGCTCGGCGCTGGGCAAGCCCGCCAAGAGGGTGATCGGGGACCGCCGCGTCCTGGAAGCCCAGCGGCTCCTCGGCTTCACGCCCCTGAGCGTCAAGGAGATCGCCGCGCGGCTGGGCTACGCCGATCCCTTCCACTTCAGCCGGGCCTTCAAGGCGGTGACCGGCCTCGCGCCGCAGGATTACCGGGCGGTGGGGACGCGGTAG
- the uvrB gene encoding excinuclease ABC subunit UvrB translates to MLKVKSEFTPSGDQPTAIASLVDGLESGLRFQTLLGATGTGKSVAWHEPVTVEVGGRVWRGPIGELIDGVFGPEPLAESEELPPPEPMRVLAWNAETGETAWRTVTALTRHEAPETLHRLTTACGRDVTVTADHSVWVLRGGALHLIHGDAVQPGDALPIPRRVPEPRGTSNGLNTLELLDGLPFHVAVPYRAEQDTEWQTLLREHHPREQAWSKLHALRHGKRGGGLHLAGARAAVTGGLVALAEARVSARTVSLPAELPLTPALATLFGQYVAEGHSAEHFALISARDPEVQAHLTRSLEELGAPYFQRQDGDFVLGGRVWHELLARLMGKKAGDKHLPENFAALPNSFLAGVLRAYFEGDGGIEGGAVTAVTLSRRLAGELAEALLRFGVWARLREVQKRRPDGTPGTYHKLTVSGTQNLRAFSEHVGFLSSRKASALERALARAGEGNTNVDLMPGVGPRLLAERKRAGLSQSDVAGRAGCTRTAVSAIERGERAPSAALFRRLCAAIGVTDAAFTGLVDVHWSPIVRAERVAPESPYVYDFSVDGFETFLTGRGGLFVHNTYSVAQVIEKTGRPALIMAPNKILTAQLASEFREFFPDAAVEFFISYYDYYQPEAYVPGKDLFIEKDASVNQEIERLRHSTTRSLLTRRDTIVVASVSCIYGLGDPKEYTALNAVLKKGEAMAREELLGRLVNMQYERNDIELMPGRFRVKGEMIEVWPAYDEQPLRVEMWGDDIERISVVHPLTGDRLADLDATVVYPAKHYVSSAGNIERAIVTIQEELEGRLEYFMSVGKLLEAQRLKERTLYDLEMLKVLGYCSGIENYSRHIDGRAVGATPYTMLDYFPDDFLTFIDESHVTVPQIGGMANGDRARKQTLVDYGFRLPSAMDNRPLNFQEFLAKTGQTVFVSATPGPFEREVSDSVADQIIRPTGLVDPEITIRPIQGQIEDLLGRVRERAAVGERTLVTTLTKRMSEDLTEYLLEKGVRARYMHSDIDSVERQVIIRDLRLGHYDVLVGINLLREGLDLPEVSLVAILDADKPGFLRSERALIQTIGRAARNLNGEVILYGDTVTPAMKYAIEETARRREKQVAFNEEHGITPTTVIKGVRDVIRGEEQPGEISSENVGDDRDALSAQLTDLELDMWQASEDLDFEKAAALRDQIRAIEAKLQGKEFKQATVPGQKVRRKGRR, encoded by the coding sequence ATGCTGAAGGTCAAATCCGAGTTCACCCCGTCCGGAGACCAACCGACCGCCATCGCCTCGCTCGTGGACGGACTGGAAAGCGGGCTCCGGTTCCAGACGCTGCTTGGGGCGACGGGCACCGGCAAGAGCGTCGCCTGGCACGAGCCAGTCACAGTTGAAGTCGGCGGGCGGGTGTGGCGCGGTCCCATCGGTGAGCTGATCGACGGGGTTTTTGGCCCGGAGCCGCTCGCGGAGTCCGAGGAATTGCCTCCACCTGAGCCGATGCGGGTCTTGGCCTGGAACGCCGAGACCGGCGAGACGGCCTGGCGCACGGTGACAGCCCTGACCCGGCACGAGGCACCGGAGACCCTGCACCGCCTGACCACCGCCTGCGGACGCGACGTGACCGTGACCGCCGACCACAGCGTGTGGGTGCTGCGCGGCGGCGCCCTGCACCTGATCCACGGGGACGCCGTGCAGCCGGGCGACGCCCTGCCCATTCCGCGCCGGGTGCCGGAGCCGCGCGGCACGTCGAACGGGCTGAATACCCTGGAGCTGTTGGACGGCCTGCCCTTCCACGTCGCGGTGCCCTACCGGGCCGAGCAGGACACGGAGTGGCAGACCCTGCTGCGCGAGCACCACCCGCGCGAGCAGGCCTGGAGCAAGCTGCACGCCCTCCGGCACGGCAAGAGGGGCGGCGGTCTCCACCTCGCCGGAGCGCGGGCGGCGGTGACAGGCGGGCTGGTGGCCCTGGCCGAAGCCCGCGTCTCGGCGCGGACCGTCTCGCTTCCGGCGGAGTTGCCCCTCACGCCCGCGCTCGCCACGCTGTTCGGGCAATACGTCGCGGAGGGCCACAGTGCGGAGCACTTCGCGCTGATCTCGGCGCGTGACCCCGAAGTTCAGGCGCACCTGACCCGCTCGCTCGAAGAATTGGGGGCACCCTACTTCCAGCGGCAGGACGGCGACTTCGTGCTGGGGGGGCGGGTCTGGCACGAACTGCTCGCGCGCTTGATGGGCAAGAAGGCGGGAGACAAGCACCTGCCGGAAAACTTTGCGGCGCTGCCGAACTCCTTTCTGGCCGGCGTGCTGCGGGCCTATTTCGAGGGCGACGGCGGAATCGAGGGCGGAGCGGTCACGGCGGTCACGCTGAGCCGAAGGCTGGCGGGCGAACTCGCCGAGGCCCTGCTGCGCTTCGGCGTCTGGGCGCGGCTGCGCGAGGTCCAGAAACGGCGGCCCGACGGCACGCCCGGCACCTACCACAAGCTGACCGTTTCCGGAACGCAGAACCTGCGGGCCTTCTCCGAGCACGTCGGCTTCCTGAGTTCTCGCAAGGCCTCGGCGCTTGAACGCGCCCTTGCGCGGGCCGGGGAGGGTAATACCAACGTGGACCTCATGCCCGGCGTCGGCCCGCGCCTCCTCGCGGAACGGAAGCGGGCGGGCCTCAGCCAGAGCGACGTAGCGGGGCGGGCCGGGTGTACCCGCACGGCGGTTTCGGCCATCGAACGCGGAGAGCGGGCACCCAGCGCAGCCTTGTTCCGGCGACTGTGCGCCGCCATCGGCGTCACGGACGCGGCGTTCACCGGACTCGTGGACGTGCACTGGTCCCCCATCGTCCGCGCCGAGCGGGTGGCACCCGAGTCGCCCTACGTCTACGACTTCAGCGTGGACGGCTTCGAGACCTTCCTGACCGGGCGCGGTGGACTGTTCGTCCACAACACCTACTCCGTCGCCCAGGTCATCGAGAAAACCGGGCGCCCCGCCCTGATCATGGCGCCCAACAAGATCCTGACCGCGCAGTTGGCTAGCGAGTTCCGCGAGTTTTTTCCCGACGCCGCCGTCGAGTTCTTCATCTCGTATTACGACTACTACCAGCCCGAGGCCTACGTGCCGGGCAAGGACCTCTTCATCGAGAAGGACGCCTCGGTGAACCAGGAGATCGAGCGGCTGCGGCACTCCACGACGCGCTCGCTGCTCACCCGGCGCGACACCATCGTGGTGGCGTCGGTGAGCTGCATCTACGGCCTCGGGGACCCCAAGGAGTACACGGCGCTCAACGCGGTGCTGAAAAAGGGCGAGGCGATGGCGCGCGAGGAGTTGCTCGGGCGGCTCGTGAACATGCAGTACGAGCGCAACGACATCGAGCTGATGCCGGGGCGGTTCCGGGTCAAGGGCGAGATGATCGAGGTCTGGCCCGCCTACGACGAGCAGCCGCTGCGGGTGGAGATGTGGGGCGACGATATCGAGCGCATCAGCGTGGTGCATCCGCTCACCGGGGACCGGCTCGCCGACCTTGACGCCACCGTGGTCTACCCGGCCAAGCACTATGTGTCGTCGGCGGGCAACATCGAGCGGGCCATCGTGACGATTCAGGAGGAACTTGAGGGGCGGCTCGAATACTTCATGTCGGTAGGCAAGCTGCTCGAAGCGCAGCGGCTCAAGGAGCGCACGCTTTACGACCTGGAGATGCTGAAAGTGCTCGGCTACTGCTCGGGCATCGAGAACTACTCGCGTCACATCGACGGGCGGGCGGTGGGCGCGACGCCGTACACCATGCTCGACTATTTCCCCGACGACTTCCTGACCTTCATCGACGAATCGCACGTGACGGTGCCGCAGATCGGCGGCATGGCGAACGGCGACCGCGCGCGCAAGCAGACGCTCGTGGACTACGGCTTCCGGCTGCCGAGCGCGATGGACAACCGCCCGCTGAACTTTCAGGAGTTCCTGGCGAAAACCGGCCAGACCGTCTTCGTCTCGGCGACGCCCGGCCCCTTCGAGCGCGAGGTGAGCGACTCGGTGGCCGACCAGATCATCCGCCCGACCGGACTGGTGGACCCTGAAATCACCATTCGCCCCATCCAGGGCCAGATCGAGGACCTGCTCGGGCGGGTGCGCGAGCGGGCGGCGGTGGGTGAGCGCACCCTGGTGACCACGCTGACCAAGCGCATGTCCGAAGACCTCACCGAGTACCTGCTCGAAAAGGGCGTCAGGGCGCGCTACATGCACTCCGACATCGACTCGGTGGAGCGGCAGGTCATCATCCGCGACCTGCGGCTGGGGCATTACGACGTACTCGTGGGCATCAACCTGCTGCGCGAGGGGCTCGACCTGCCGGAAGTGTCGCTGGTAGCGATTCTCGACGCCGACAAGCCGGGCTTCCTGAGAAGCGAGCGTGCCCTGATCCAGACCATCGGACGCGCGGCCCGCAACCTGAACGGCGAGGTGATTCTCTACGGCGACACCGTCACGCCCGCCATGAAGTACGCCATCGAGGAGACGGCCCGCCGCCGCGAGAAGCAAGTCGCCTTCAACGAGGAACACGGCATCACCCCCACCACCGTCATCAAGGGCGTGCGCGACGTGATCCGGGGCGAGGAGCAGCCCGGCGAGATCAGCTCGGAGAATGTGGGCGACGACCGCGACGCCTTGAGCGCCCAGCTCACCGACCTCGAACTCGACATGTGGCAGGCGTCCGAAGACCTCGACTTCGAGAAGGCCGCCGCCCTGCGGGACCAGATTCGCGCCATCGAGGCCAAGCTCCAGGGCAAGGAGTTCAAACAGGCGACGGTGCCGGGGCAGAAGGTGAGGCGGAAGGGACGGCGGTAA